One Gammaproteobacteria bacterium DNA segment encodes these proteins:
- a CDS encoding NusG domain II-containing protein — MLALNRADSVILIAALALLAFLYLRFWGDATQGEQARILVGGSEFSVVSLYKDQRLHIPGTLGISELEIRAGKIRFVDAPCQGKQCIHTGWLALGGEVAACLPNRITVQVIGREPRFDAINF; from the coding sequence ATGCTTGCACTGAACCGGGCCGATAGCGTGATCCTGATTGCAGCGCTGGCCTTGCTGGCATTCCTGTACCTCCGCTTCTGGGGTGACGCCACGCAAGGCGAACAGGCACGTATTCTGGTCGGCGGCAGCGAGTTCAGCGTGGTGTCGCTGTATAAAGACCAGCGGCTGCATATCCCCGGCACGCTGGGGATCAGTGAACTCGAAATCCGCGCCGGCAAGATTCGTTTCGTCGACGCTCCATGTCAGGGCAAGCAGTGCATCCATACCGGCTGGCTGGCACTGGGCGGTGAAGTCGCGGCCTGTCTGCCCAACCGTATCACCGTGCAGGTGATTGGGCGTGAACCACGCTTCGACGCCATTAATTTCTGA
- a CDS encoding FAD:protein FMN transferase, giving the protein MYQEQLLALGALVDISIWGLEPDAARRAADAITADFNHFHTTWHAWLPSPLTRINTQLATGQTFSVDPDMIPLLERARALSSASDYLFNPAIGQLFAYWGFQSDEPKGPPPDPAVISALLTQHPTMDAVVIEGNQLHSTNPAVQLDVGAIGQGYAVDVAIAHLRTLGVENAIVNASGDIRVIGKHGDRPWRIGIRNPRGSGIFASIELQGDESIVTSGTYERYFEYAGKRYHHVLDPRTGYPAQGTLSVTVLAHDATTADAASTALLVAGVHDWQRIAHAMGVKHVMLIDAQGTVHIDPALAKRIRFEIEPAPELVISPAL; this is encoded by the coding sequence TTGTATCAGGAGCAACTGCTGGCACTGGGTGCGCTGGTAGACATCAGCATCTGGGGCCTGGAGCCTGACGCCGCCCGGCGGGCGGCCGATGCCATCACGGCAGACTTCAACCACTTCCACACCACCTGGCATGCGTGGCTGCCCAGCCCACTCACCCGCATCAACACGCAACTGGCCACGGGTCAGACATTTTCCGTTGACCCCGACATGATACCGCTGCTTGAACGGGCGCGCGCCCTGTCCAGCGCCAGTGATTACCTGTTCAATCCCGCCATCGGCCAGCTATTCGCGTACTGGGGATTTCAGAGCGACGAACCCAAAGGTCCACCGCCGGATCCTGCCGTCATCAGCGCACTGCTCACACAGCACCCGACCATGGACGCTGTGGTGATAGAAGGCAACCAATTGCACAGCACCAATCCAGCCGTACAACTCGATGTCGGCGCCATCGGTCAGGGTTATGCGGTGGATGTCGCCATCGCGCACCTGCGCACACTGGGCGTCGAGAATGCGATAGTCAATGCCAGCGGCGATATTCGCGTGATCGGCAAACACGGTGACCGCCCGTGGCGCATTGGCATCCGTAACCCGCGTGGCAGCGGCATCTTCGCCTCCATCGAACTGCAAGGCGATGAGAGCATCGTTACCTCCGGCACCTACGAACGTTATTTTGAGTACGCGGGCAAACGCTACCACCATGTGCTCGATCCGCGCACCGGCTATCCCGCGCAAGGCACACTGTCGGTCACCGTGCTGGCGCACGACGCCACCACCGCAGACGCCGCGAGCACCGCACTGCTGGTCGCAGGCGTACACGACTGGCAGCGCATCGCACACGCCATGGGCGTCAAACACGTGATGCTGATCGACGCCCAAGGCACCGTGCATATTGACCCGGCGCTGGCAAAACGCATCCGCTTTGAGATCGAACCGGCGCCTGAACTTGTCATCAGCCCTGCGCTATAA
- the gshB gene encoding glutathione synthase, whose amino-acid sequence MKDFSRHSPLATHPRIKLGVVMDPIADINIKKDTTFAMLLAAQRRHWSLHYMEQGDLFLRDGRVFAQIRTLSVQDNAEHWFELGAAEFTALDTLDIILLRKDPPFDMEYLYTTQLLERAAIAGVQVINKPQALRDCNEKLFATWFPQCTPPTLVTRNAQALRAFVTEHGDTIFKPLHGMGGASVFRLRSGDPNINVVIETLTQNGASLIMAQRFIPEISAGDKRILMIDGEPVPYALARIPAAGETRGNLAAGGRGEGVPLSARDRWICAEVGPELRTRGLLFAGLDVIGDYLTEINVTSPTCVRELDALYGLNIADTFLDVVEKQVASSDENRA is encoded by the coding sequence ATGAAAGATTTTTCTCGCCACTCGCCACTCGCTACTCACCCGCGCATCAAGCTTGGCGTGGTGATGGATCCCATCGCGGATATCAACATCAAGAAAGACACTACCTTCGCCATGCTGCTGGCGGCACAGCGCCGCCACTGGTCGTTGCATTATATGGAGCAGGGTGACCTGTTTCTGCGCGACGGGCGCGTGTTTGCACAGATACGGACACTGAGCGTGCAGGACAACGCCGAACACTGGTTTGAGCTTGGCGCTGCGGAATTCACTGCGCTCGATACGCTTGATATCATCCTGTTGCGCAAGGATCCGCCCTTTGACATGGAGTATCTCTATACCACCCAGCTGCTGGAACGTGCGGCAATAGCGGGAGTACAGGTCATCAACAAACCCCAGGCGCTACGCGACTGCAATGAAAAGCTGTTCGCCACCTGGTTTCCGCAGTGCACACCACCGACGCTGGTCACGCGCAACGCTCAGGCACTGCGCGCCTTTGTGACCGAACACGGCGACACCATCTTCAAACCCCTGCACGGCATGGGCGGCGCGTCGGTATTCCGCCTGCGCAGCGGCGACCCCAACATTAATGTCGTGATCGAAACCCTGACGCAGAATGGCGCCAGCCTGATCATGGCTCAGCGCTTTATTCCCGAGATCAGCGCCGGCGACAAGCGCATCCTGATGATTGACGGCGAGCCCGTGCCCTATGCACTGGCCCGTATTCCCGCTGCTGGCGAAACCCGCGGCAATCTGGCCGCAGGCGGACGCGGCGAAGGCGTGCCGCTGTCTGCCCGCGACCGCTGGATCTGCGCCGAAGTCGGGCCGGAGTTGCGCACGCGCGGACTGCTGTTCGCGGGCCTGGATGTGATCGGTGATTATCTCACCGAGATCAATGTCACCAGCCCGACCTGCGTGCGTGAACTTGATGCGTTGTATGGACTAAATATTGCAGACACTTTTCTCGATGTGGTTGAAAAACAAGTGGCGAGTAGCGATGAAAATCGTGCATAA
- the gshA gene encoding glutamate--cysteine ligase — protein MAKYPIRDYLMRSEALHAVPHLTTALNGPLQLIESHLLAQQVQIEHWLRHQWLTTPAPFYASVDLRNSGFKLAPVDTNLFPAGFNNLNPAFLPLCIHAVQTAIERTCPRAANILIIPENHTRNLFYLESLATLRDIVRKAGFAVRIGSLLPGLEQPLDVILPSKRSLQLEPIRRNDERISVDGFTPCMVLLNNDLSAGRPSLLEGLAQPVLPPLSLGWANRLKSDHFEHYKQVVAEFSSLIDIDPWLIDPLFRRCGEINFMQREGEDCLATNVDALLGAIRRKYDEYGIEKQPFVVVKADAGTYGMGVMSVYSGSEMRELNRKERTRMAAVKGGQAVSKVIMQEGVYTFETLGEAGNEAVAEPVVYMINHYVVGGFYRVHKNRGTDENLNAPGMHFEPLAFAESCTSPDQTQEPDASPNRFYAYGVIARLALVAAARELQAVASS, from the coding sequence ATGGCGAAATACCCCATTAGAGATTATCTGATGCGTAGTGAAGCGCTGCATGCCGTTCCCCACCTCACCACGGCGCTCAATGGCCCGCTGCAACTGATAGAGAGCCACCTGCTGGCCCAGCAGGTGCAGATTGAACACTGGCTACGTCACCAATGGCTGACAACGCCCGCCCCCTTTTATGCCTCGGTTGACCTGCGTAACAGCGGCTTCAAGCTGGCACCGGTCGACACCAATCTGTTTCCGGCCGGCTTCAACAACCTCAACCCAGCCTTCCTGCCGCTGTGTATCCACGCGGTACAAACGGCCATCGAACGCACCTGCCCACGCGCAGCCAACATACTGATTATCCCTGAGAATCACACCAGAAACCTGTTTTATCTCGAAAGCCTGGCCACCTTGCGCGACATTGTCAGGAAAGCGGGATTTGCGGTTCGTATCGGTTCGCTGCTGCCCGGCCTAGAACAACCGCTGGATGTGATACTACCCTCGAAGCGCAGCCTGCAACTGGAGCCCATACGCCGCAATGACGAACGCATCAGCGTAGACGGCTTCACCCCCTGCATGGTGCTGCTCAATAATGATCTGTCCGCCGGACGACCGTCCCTGCTGGAAGGCCTGGCGCAACCCGTGCTTCCGCCACTCTCCCTCGGCTGGGCCAACCGACTCAAATCCGACCACTTCGAGCACTACAAACAGGTGGTCGCAGAGTTTTCCAGTCTCATCGATATCGATCCATGGCTGATTGATCCGTTATTCCGCCGCTGTGGTGAAATCAACTTCATGCAGCGCGAGGGCGAAGACTGCCTCGCCACCAATGTCGACGCCCTGCTTGGTGCGATCCGGCGTAAATACGATGAATATGGCATCGAAAAGCAGCCCTTCGTGGTGGTAAAGGCCGATGCCGGCACCTACGGCATGGGCGTAATGAGTGTGTACAGCGGTAGCGAGATGCGGGAACTGAACCGCAAGGAGCGCACCCGCATGGCAGCGGTCAAGGGTGGCCAGGCCGTGAGCAAGGTCATCATGCAGGAGGGCGTATACACCTTCGAGACACTGGGTGAAGCCGGTAACGAGGCCGTCGCCGAGCCGGTAGTCTACATGATCAACCATTATGTCGTGGGCGGCTTTTACCGTGTGCACAAAAACCGTGGGACGGATGAAAATCTGAACGCCCCCGGCATGCACTTTGAGCCACTCGCCTTTGCCGAGTCCTGTACCTCACCCGACCAGACGCAGGAACCGGACGCCAGCCCCAACCGTTTCTATGCCTACGGCGTGATCGCGCGCCTGGCACTGGTAGCTGCGGCGAGGGAATTGCAAGCAGTGGCGAGTAGCTAG
- a CDS encoding response regulator, whose protein sequence is MSADAEKDGFSGLRVMVIDDSKTIRRTAETLLKMAGCEVVTATDGFEALSKIADQKPEIIFVDIMMPRLDGYQTCALIKHNKTYRHTPVIMLSSRDGLFDKARGRIVGSAQYLTKPFTKDELLGAIKRHVIDAHC, encoded by the coding sequence ATGAGCGCTGACGCAGAAAAAGACGGCTTCAGTGGGTTGAGGGTGATGGTAATTGATGACAGCAAGACCATCCGGCGCACCGCCGAAACGCTGCTGAAAATGGCAGGCTGCGAGGTGGTCACGGCCACCGATGGTTTTGAGGCCCTGTCCAAGATTGCCGACCAGAAGCCCGAGATCATCTTCGTGGATATCATGATGCCGCGTCTGGATGGCTACCAGACCTGTGCGCTTATCAAGCACAACAAGACCTACCGGCATACACCAGTAATCATGTTGTCGAGCCGCGACGGCTTGTTTGACAAGGCCCGCGGACGCATTGTGGGCTCGGCACAATACCTTACCAAGCCCTTCACCAAGGATGAGTTGCTCGGCGCGATCAAGCGCCATGTTATCGACGCGCATTGCTGA
- a CDS encoding response regulator — MARILIVDDSPTDTHVLQTMLERNGYQTLAVTTGEASVARAREERPDLILMDIVMPGISGFQATRQIAKIPETASIPIIIVTTKDQETDRVWGLRQGARDYITKPVAETDLINKIKAALGS, encoded by the coding sequence ATGGCCCGCATATTGATAGTGGACGATTCCCCCACTGATACCCATGTGTTGCAAACCATGCTGGAGCGCAACGGTTACCAGACCCTTGCCGTGACGACGGGTGAGGCAAGCGTCGCCAGGGCGCGGGAGGAAAGGCCTGACCTTATCCTGATGGATATTGTGATGCCGGGAATAAGTGGCTTCCAGGCTACCCGACAGATTGCCAAGATACCGGAAACGGCCTCCATTCCTATCATTATTGTGACCACCAAGGATCAGGAAACGGATCGTGTCTGGGGGCTGCGTCAAGGCGCGCGTGATTACATTACCAAACCGGTAGCAGAGACTGACCTGATCAACAAGATCAAGGCGGCACTGGGGAGCTGA
- a CDS encoding chemotaxis protein CheW, whose amino-acid sequence MEHRPRLQPLLLLRDMEARGRLRARDLPHKLDVKRAWTGIGFRLGEMDLVAPLSEVHEMMPYPVLTVVPGAKPWVKGIANVRGNLLPVVSLAGYLADQGGAQIARRTRVLVVRDGDIYVGLVVDSVYGLQHFCEEERCAEESRVEASIQPYLQGAFLQAGRYWRVFSLHRLTHSPQFLQVAV is encoded by the coding sequence ATGGAACACCGCCCCCGTCTTCAGCCGTTGCTGCTGCTGCGCGATATGGAAGCGCGCGGGCGTCTGCGTGCAAGAGATCTGCCGCACAAGCTAGACGTGAAGCGGGCCTGGACCGGAATCGGTTTTCGGTTGGGCGAGATGGACTTGGTGGCGCCATTATCCGAGGTGCACGAAATGATGCCATACCCGGTCCTGACGGTAGTGCCGGGAGCCAAGCCCTGGGTTAAGGGTATAGCCAATGTGCGCGGCAATCTGCTGCCAGTTGTAAGTTTGGCGGGCTATCTGGCAGACCAGGGTGGCGCGCAAATCGCGCGCCGTACACGTGTGCTGGTAGTGCGTGATGGTGATATCTACGTTGGCCTGGTTGTTGATTCGGTCTACGGGCTGCAGCATTTTTGTGAAGAAGAACGCTGTGCAGAAGAGTCTCGGGTGGAGGCGTCGATCCAGCCGTACCTGCAAGGCGCTTTTCTGCAGGCGGGGCGATACTGGCGTGTGTTCAGCCTGCATCGGCTGACACACAGTCCTCAGTTTCTGCAGGTGGCAGTGTAA